From a single Sediminibacterium sp. KACHI17 genomic region:
- a CDS encoding sugar phosphate isomerase/epimerase, protein MSTNRREFLRNTGFAALAASLPFAGKSSSLLSSLAPYKPIGSFGIQLWTVKEAMFADAKDTLAKLSSYGYKQIESFEGPKGFFWGMKHTEFKKYMDDLGMKIVSSHCNNTVDFERKAAEAAEIGMSYLICPWKGPQKSIDDFKKFNDEFNKCGEIAKKNGIRFAYHNHDYSFKVLDGQVPQVVMMEGTDKDLVDFEMDIYWVVAAGEDPKAWFKKYPNRFRLCHVKDLTKTAKGNESCQIGKGTIDFKSILSEGSKYGMKTFIVEQEAFTGTNPMDSAKANAGYMSKFEI, encoded by the coding sequence ATGTCAACCAATCGCAGAGAATTTCTTCGGAATACAGGTTTTGCAGCACTTGCGGCTTCATTGCCATTTGCAGGCAAATCATCCTCTTTATTAAGTTCACTTGCTCCTTATAAACCTATTGGCTCTTTTGGCATTCAATTATGGACCGTAAAAGAAGCCATGTTTGCTGATGCAAAAGATACCCTTGCTAAACTTTCTTCTTATGGATACAAACAGATCGAAAGTTTTGAAGGACCCAAAGGTTTCTTCTGGGGAATGAAACATACTGAATTCAAAAAGTACATGGATGATTTGGGTATGAAGATCGTTTCCTCACATTGTAACAATACCGTAGACTTTGAGCGAAAAGCGGCTGAAGCTGCTGAGATCGGAATGTCTTATCTCATTTGTCCTTGGAAAGGTCCACAGAAATCGATCGATGATTTCAAAAAGTTCAATGATGAGTTCAATAAATGTGGTGAGATCGCTAAGAAAAATGGCATTCGGTTCGCTTATCATAACCATGATTATTCTTTTAAAGTACTGGATGGACAAGTTCCACAAGTGGTTATGATGGAAGGAACGGACAAGGATCTGGTAGACTTTGAAATGGATATTTATTGGGTAGTAGCTGCGGGAGAAGATCCAAAAGCATGGTTCAAAAAATATCCGAATCGTTTCCGTTTGTGTCATGTAAAAGACCTCACCAAGACCGCCAAAGGAAATGAATCTTGCCAGATCGGTAAAGGAACCATTGATTTCAAATCGATCTTAAGTGAAGGATCAAAATATGGAATGAAAACATTCATTGTAGAACAAGAAGCTTTTACCGGTACCAATCCAATGGATAGTGCGAAAGCGAACGCAGGGTACATGAGTAAGTTTGAAATCTGA
- a CDS encoding Gfo/Idh/MocA family oxidoreductase, which produces MNRKLRMGMVGGGKDAFIGAIHRLAANMDGLIELCCGALSINPEIAKDSGRSLFLPEDRIYLTYDEMITKESQLPADKRMDFVTIVTPNFAHFAPAMMALDHGFHVVIEKPIAFTLDEARQLHQKVQETGLILCLTHTYSGYPMVKQARAMVTGGALGKIRKVWVEYPQGWLSKLSEREGNAQAAWRTDPKKSGKAGAMGDIGTHAAHLAEYVTGAQITHLCADLNAMVEGRILDDDGNVLLRMSNGARGVLMASQVAAGEENALKIRIYGEKGGIEWAQHEPNTLIVKWLDQPTQILRAGGNYGDRLSSFATANCRTPGGHPEGYLEAFANIYRNFAQTLSARIDGTTPTAEMLDFPNTQDGLRGMAFIDNVVASAASSEKWTEYQI; this is translated from the coding sequence ATGAACCGTAAACTCAGGATGGGTATGGTGGGTGGTGGTAAAGATGCCTTTATTGGTGCCATTCACCGCCTTGCCGCTAACATGGATGGACTGATCGAACTTTGCTGTGGAGCACTCAGCATCAATCCCGAGATCGCGAAAGACTCTGGTCGCTCCTTGTTTTTACCGGAAGATCGTATCTATCTGACCTATGATGAGATGATCACCAAGGAAAGTCAACTGCCTGCAGACAAACGCATGGACTTCGTTACCATCGTTACCCCCAACTTTGCCCACTTTGCTCCTGCAATGATGGCATTGGATCATGGTTTTCATGTTGTGATCGAAAAGCCAATTGCTTTTACACTTGATGAGGCAAGACAATTACATCAAAAAGTACAGGAAACAGGATTGATCCTTTGTTTGACACATACTTATTCAGGATATCCAATGGTAAAACAAGCAAGAGCTATGGTTACCGGAGGTGCATTGGGCAAGATCAGAAAAGTATGGGTGGAATATCCGCAGGGCTGGTTGAGTAAGTTATCAGAAAGAGAAGGCAATGCCCAAGCCGCCTGGAGAACAGATCCCAAGAAATCAGGTAAAGCAGGTGCCATGGGTGATATTGGTACACATGCTGCTCATCTGGCAGAATATGTCACCGGCGCACAGATCACCCATCTCTGCGCAGATCTCAATGCCATGGTAGAAGGAAGAATACTGGATGATGATGGCAATGTTCTATTACGCATGAGCAATGGTGCTCGTGGTGTACTGATGGCATCACAAGTTGCTGCAGGTGAGGAAAATGCTTTAAAGATCCGCATCTATGGAGAAAAAGGCGGAATCGAGTGGGCTCAACATGAACCCAATACCCTAATCGTAAAATGGCTTGACCAACCAACACAGATTTTAAGAGCTGGTGGTAATTATGGCGATAGACTCAGCTCTTTTGCTACTGCTAATTGCAGAACACCTGGCGGACATCCGGAAGGATACCTGGAAGCCTTTGCGAATATCTACCGCAACTTTGCACAAACATTATCAGCAAGGATCGATGGTACTACCCCCACTGCAGAAATGTTGGATTTCCCCAACACACAAGATGGACTAAGAGGTATGGCTTTCATCGATAATGTTGTAGCATCAGCTGCTTCATCGGAAAAATGGACGGAATACCAGATTTAG
- a CDS encoding TIM barrel protein produces MGTDQNRRKTIKQLLAGSALLATSVPSFALESEKKSSPMALKGNINHSVCRWCYNDIPLDQLCVIVKEMGLVGIDLVGPKDWDTLKKHNLISTMCNGAEIGLVKGWNDPQYHEVLIKNYTEHIDLVAKAGYTNLICFSGNRNGMDDEIGLKNCVEGLKKIMSLAEKKGVVIQMELFNSKVDHKDYMCDSSAWGVELCKRLGSPNFKLLYDIYHMQINEGDIIRTIKRDHQYFGHYHTAGVPGRHEIDETQELYYPAIMKAIVETGFKQYVAQEFIPTGNDKIGSLRKAVELCDV; encoded by the coding sequence ATGGGAACAGATCAGAACAGAAGAAAAACGATCAAACAATTGCTTGCCGGATCTGCATTACTTGCTACATCTGTGCCTTCTTTTGCATTGGAATCTGAAAAAAAATCTTCCCCTATGGCACTCAAAGGCAATATCAATCATTCTGTTTGTCGCTGGTGCTACAATGATATTCCACTTGATCAGCTATGTGTGATCGTGAAAGAAATGGGCTTAGTGGGTATTGATTTGGTTGGACCTAAAGATTGGGATACACTCAAAAAACATAACCTCATCTCTACCATGTGTAATGGTGCGGAGATCGGACTCGTAAAAGGATGGAATGATCCGCAATACCATGAGGTATTGATAAAAAATTATACAGAACATATTGACCTGGTAGCCAAAGCGGGTTATACAAATTTGATCTGTTTCAGTGGTAACAGAAATGGGATGGATGATGAGATCGGATTGAAAAACTGTGTCGAAGGATTGAAAAAGATCATGTCCCTCGCTGAGAAGAAAGGCGTGGTGATACAGATGGAGCTATTCAATAGTAAAGTAGATCACAAAGATTATATGTGCGATAGTTCTGCATGGGGTGTTGAATTGTGTAAACGTTTGGGCTCTCCTAATTTTAAGTTACTGTATGATATCTATCATATGCAGATCAATGAGGGAGATATCATTCGTACGATCAAAAGAGATCACCAGTATTTCGGACATTATCATACTGCAGGTGTTCCGGGCAGACATGAAATCGATGAGACGCAAGAATTGTATTATCCTGCCATCATGAAAGCTATTGTAGAGACAGGGTTTAAACAATATGTAGCACAGGAATTCATCCCAACCGGAAATGATAAAATAGGATCACTGAGGAAAGCGGTGGAGTTGTGTGATGTTTGA
- a CDS encoding sugar phosphate isomerase/epimerase — MTTIKGPGIFLAQFMGDQAPFNSLESICKWAASLGFTGVQIPSWDARCIDLQKAAESKTYADEIKGIVQSAGLEITELSTHLQGQLVAVHPAYDVLFDGFAPETVRGNAKARTEWAVQQLKYAAKASANLGLNAHATFSGALLWHTVYPWPQRPAGLVETGFTELAKRWKPILDVFDENGVDLCYEIHPGEDLHDGISYEMFLEKVNNHPRACLLYDPSHFVLQCLDYLSYIDHYHERIRMFHVKDAEFNPSGKQGVYGGYQNWIDRAGRFRSLGDGQVDFSSIFSKLAAYDYKGWAVMEWECAIKHPETGAAEGAPFIKKHIIKVTDKAFDDFAGTGSDENFNRRILGINE; from the coding sequence ATGACAACAATCAAAGGACCCGGTATTTTTTTGGCGCAGTTTATGGGAGATCAGGCGCCATTTAATTCTTTGGAGAGTATCTGTAAATGGGCAGCATCATTGGGTTTTACAGGTGTGCAGATCCCTTCCTGGGATGCACGATGTATCGATCTGCAAAAAGCTGCCGAGAGTAAAACTTATGCTGATGAGATCAAAGGCATTGTACAGTCTGCCGGATTAGAGATCACAGAATTATCTACCCATCTGCAAGGACAATTAGTTGCTGTACATCCTGCATATGATGTATTGTTTGATGGATTTGCACCGGAAACTGTTCGAGGTAATGCAAAAGCCAGAACAGAATGGGCGGTTCAGCAATTAAAATATGCTGCCAAAGCATCTGCCAATCTCGGATTAAATGCACATGCTACTTTCAGCGGAGCATTGCTATGGCATACAGTCTATCCTTGGCCGCAGCGTCCGGCCGGACTGGTAGAAACAGGCTTCACCGAATTGGCAAAAAGATGGAAACCGATTTTAGATGTATTCGATGAAAATGGCGTGGATCTTTGTTATGAGATTCATCCCGGTGAGGATTTACACGATGGCATTAGCTATGAAATGTTCCTCGAAAAAGTAAACAATCATCCGCGCGCTTGTTTACTCTATGATCCTTCGCATTTTGTTTTACAGTGTCTAGATTATCTCAGTTATATCGATCATTACCATGAACGTATCCGTATGTTTCATGTAAAAGATGCGGAGTTCAATCCGAGTGGAAAACAAGGTGTTTATGGTGGTTATCAGAATTGGATCGACCGTGCGGGAAGATTCCGTTCACTGGGTGATGGACAAGTAGATTTCAGTTCCATCTTCAGCAAATTGGCGGCCTATGATTACAAAGGCTGGGCTGTGATGGAATGGGAATGTGCCATCAAACATCCGGAAACAGGAGCTGCGGAAGGAGCCCCCTTCATAAAAAAACACATCATCAAAGTAACCGACAAAGCCTTCGACGATTTTGCCGGTACCGGATCAGATGAAAACTTTAACCGGAGAATTCTGGGAATCAATGAATAA
- a CDS encoding Gfo/Idh/MocA family oxidoreductase, whose translation MKKNSKKKQQEVVSQDDSRRKFLKNGLTALAGFYIVPRNVLGRGFVAPSDKLQIAGIGAGGKGESDIYSFFMSGKADIAFLCDVDSRQTAKSRERYPKAKVYEDYREMLDKEHKNIDAVSVSTPDHMHAVQAMAAMQLGKHVYVQKPLTHDIYEARMLTQAAHRYKVVTQMGNQGASGDGVRQLVDWYNAGLIGDVHTVYCYTDRPVWPQGIQWSKNTLPVPKELNWDLWLGTAPYKDYVDNLVPFNWRGWWDYGTGALGDMACHIMAPAFAVLGLGYPESAECSVAKRYERNWNAVYAPECGPIASHIILKFKGQNGKPDLTMHWMDGGIQPERPAELGPNEMMGDGGNGTIFIGTKGKMMCGTYGAIPNLLPTSLTKTTQVPQTIARVPNGDNGHYAAWVEAAIAGYGSAAAKNLSSNFDVAGPLTESVLMGNLAIRSYDLQKKMENGRITYPGRNIRLVWDGPNMKITNFDEANQFVKRQYREGWSLGV comes from the coding sequence ATGAAAAAAAATTCCAAAAAGAAACAACAAGAAGTTGTTTCACAGGATGATTCCAGAAGAAAGTTTCTGAAAAACGGTCTTACGGCTTTAGCCGGCTTTTACATTGTTCCGCGCAATGTATTGGGCCGCGGTTTTGTAGCACCGAGTGATAAACTGCAAATTGCCGGTATTGGTGCAGGTGGTAAAGGTGAAAGTGATATCTATAGTTTCTTCATGAGCGGAAAAGCAGACATTGCTTTTCTCTGTGATGTAGACAGCAGACAAACAGCGAAAAGCCGTGAACGTTATCCAAAAGCCAAAGTGTATGAAGACTACCGTGAGATGCTGGATAAGGAACATAAAAATATTGATGCCGTTTCTGTATCCACACCTGATCATATGCATGCCGTACAAGCAATGGCTGCTATGCAATTAGGGAAACACGTGTATGTTCAAAAACCTTTGACTCACGATATTTATGAGGCAAGAATGCTTACACAAGCAGCGCATCGTTATAAAGTAGTGACGCAGATGGGAAATCAGGGGGCATCAGGCGATGGCGTGAGACAACTGGTAGACTGGTACAATGCCGGATTAATCGGTGATGTACATACGGTTTATTGTTACACTGACAGACCTGTATGGCCGCAAGGCATTCAATGGTCTAAGAATACATTGCCTGTTCCTAAAGAATTGAATTGGGATCTATGGTTGGGAACAGCGCCTTATAAAGACTATGTAGACAATCTTGTTCCATTCAACTGGCGCGGCTGGTGGGATTATGGTACCGGTGCTTTAGGTGATATGGCTTGTCATATTATGGCGCCAGCTTTTGCTGTATTAGGACTTGGTTATCCTGAATCTGCAGAATGTAGTGTTGCCAAACGTTATGAAAGAAACTGGAATGCGGTATATGCTCCTGAGTGCGGACCTATCGCTTCACATATCATCTTAAAATTCAAAGGACAGAATGGTAAGCCTGATCTTACCATGCATTGGATGGATGGTGGTATTCAACCAGAACGTCCTGCAGAATTAGGTCCGAATGAAATGATGGGTGATGGCGGTAACGGAACCATCTTTATAGGTACCAAAGGAAAGATGATGTGTGGTACTTATGGTGCGATTCCTAATCTGTTGCCTACTAGTTTGACCAAGACCACACAAGTTCCTCAAACCATTGCCAGGGTTCCGAATGGAGACAATGGGCACTATGCTGCATGGGTAGAAGCAGCTATTGCAGGATATGGTTCTGCTGCTGCTAAAAATCTCAGCTCGAACTTCGATGTTGCCGGACCACTCACTGAAAGTGTTCTCATGGGTAACCTGGCGATCCGCAGTTATGATCTTCAAAAGAAAATGGAAAATGGACGTATTACATATCCGGGTCGTAATATCAGACTTGTATGGGATGGTCCGAACATGAAGATCACCAACTTCGATGAAGCCAATCAGTTTGTGAAGAGACAGTACAGAGAGGGCTGGAGTTTAGGAGTGTAG
- the lptC gene encoding LPS export ABC transporter periplasmic protein LptC: MINHQQHIKHLLTACLLGCVFLLACENDVNDVKALGKKIPAVEEGKNIESFLSQNGRIGAKLTAPVLLRYQGDSARKTEFPNSLFVEFYDDSMKVESKLSAKYGRYLQNESKVYLRDQVVIYNIKGDTLYCDELYWDQNLAQFFTATPVTLIQSYPYKQKGRYANGFRSNQDLTDITFFNIQPGSFAIVPDSTFNQ, translated from the coding sequence ATGATTAATCATCAGCAACATATTAAACATCTACTCACAGCCTGCTTGTTGGGCTGTGTTTTTTTATTGGCCTGTGAAAATGATGTAAATGATGTGAAAGCATTAGGTAAAAAAATTCCAGCGGTTGAGGAAGGAAAGAATATCGAAAGTTTTTTGAGTCAGAACGGAAGAATTGGTGCGAAATTAACTGCTCCGGTATTGCTTCGCTACCAAGGTGATAGTGCCAGAAAAACAGAATTCCCTAATTCATTGTTTGTTGAATTTTACGATGATAGTATGAAGGTGGAAAGCAAGCTATCCGCCAAATACGGGCGTTATTTACAAAATGAAAGCAAAGTATACCTGAGAGATCAGGTCGTGATTTACAATATAAAAGGAGATACATTGTATTGCGATGAATTGTATTGGGATCAAAATCTCGCACAGTTTTTTACTGCAACACCGGTTACACTGATACAGAGCTATCCTTACAAACAAAAAGGGAGATATGCGAATGGGTTTCGCTCCAATCAAGATCTTACAGATATCACCTTCTTCAATATTCAACCCGGCAGTTTTGCCATTGTTCCTGACAGCACTTTCAATCAATAA
- a CDS encoding GMC family oxidoreductase — translation MADQNYDAIVVGSGISGGWAAKELTEKGLKVLMLERGRNIEHIKDYVNANKEAWDYPHRGRRTQQMINDYPVLKRDYPLNETNLDYWVNEKESPYTEVKRFDWFRGYHVGGRSLMWGRQSYRWSDFDFEANAKDGIAVDWPVRYKEIEKWYDYVELFAGISGSKENLPQLPDGQFLPPMELNCVEKDLAKRLKEYYKNQRTMIIGRTANLTKEHEGRTSCQYRNKCWLGCPFGAYFSTQSSTLPAAMKTGNLTLRPWSIVTKVLYDKDKKRATGVEVLDAETNKTYTYNAKIIFLNASALNSAWILMNSATDVWPDGLGSSSGELGHNVMDHHLGVGAGGRIEGYEDKYYFGRRANGIYVPRYQNLFGDKRDYLRGFGYQGSASRAGWGRDVAELTIGAAYKDALTEPGGWSFGMMGFGEVLPDHSNKITLDKNVKDKWGLPVLSFDCELKENELKMRKDMEADAVEMLTNAGVKDVRGYEGNGVLGRGIHEMGTARMGHDPKTSVLNKYNQVWDAPNVFVTDGAFMTSSACVNPSLTYMAFTARAADYAVSELKKQNL, via the coding sequence ATGGCCGATCAAAATTATGACGCAATTGTAGTGGGCTCAGGTATTAGTGGTGGCTGGGCTGCCAAAGAGCTTACTGAAAAGGGGCTCAAAGTACTGATGCTCGAACGTGGACGTAACATTGAGCACATCAAAGATTACGTGAACGCCAACAAAGAAGCATGGGACTATCCCCATCGTGGAAGAAGAACACAGCAGATGATCAATGATTATCCTGTGTTGAAACGCGACTATCCTTTGAATGAAACCAATCTTGACTATTGGGTGAATGAAAAGGAAAGCCCGTACACCGAAGTAAAACGTTTCGACTGGTTCCGTGGATACCATGTAGGTGGTCGTTCACTGATGTGGGGCCGTCAAAGTTATCGCTGGAGTGATTTTGATTTTGAAGCCAATGCCAAAGATGGTATTGCTGTAGATTGGCCTGTGCGTTATAAAGAGATTGAAAAATGGTATGATTATGTAGAACTGTTTGCGGGTATCAGCGGAAGCAAAGAAAACCTGCCTCAGTTGCCTGATGGACAATTCCTGCCTCCCATGGAATTGAACTGCGTAGAAAAAGACCTGGCAAAGCGACTGAAAGAATATTATAAGAATCAGCGTACCATGATCATTGGTCGTACGGCTAACCTTACCAAAGAACATGAAGGTCGTACCAGTTGCCAGTATAGAAATAAATGTTGGCTGGGTTGCCCATTCGGAGCCTACTTCAGCACGCAATCATCAACTTTGCCTGCAGCAATGAAAACAGGTAATCTGACATTGCGTCCATGGTCTATTGTTACCAAGGTCTTATATGATAAAGACAAAAAACGTGCAACCGGTGTTGAAGTGCTGGATGCAGAAACGAATAAGACCTATACCTATAATGCAAAGATCATTTTCCTGAATGCCTCTGCTTTGAACTCTGCATGGATACTCATGAATTCTGCAACCGATGTATGGCCTGATGGTTTAGGCAGTAGCAGCGGTGAGTTAGGTCATAATGTAATGGACCATCATTTAGGCGTAGGTGCAGGTGGACGAATAGAGGGTTATGAAGACAAATACTATTTCGGTCGCCGTGCCAATGGAATTTATGTTCCGCGTTATCAGAATCTATTTGGTGATAAGCGTGATTACCTGCGTGGCTTTGGTTATCAGGGAAGCGCTTCTCGTGCAGGCTGGGGAAGAGATGTAGCTGAGCTCACCATCGGTGCTGCATATAAAGATGCATTGACTGAGCCGGGTGGCTGGTCATTTGGTATGATGGGCTTTGGTGAAGTATTGCCTGATCATAGCAATAAGATCACACTCGATAAAAATGTAAAAGACAAGTGGGGACTTCCAGTACTCTCTTTTGATTGTGAGTTGAAAGAAAATGAGCTCAAAATGAGAAAAGATATGGAAGCTGATGCCGTAGAAATGTTGACCAATGCCGGCGTAAAAGATGTAAGAGGTTACGAAGGCAATGGTGTACTCGGTCGCGGTATCCATGAAATGGGAACAGCTCGTATGGGACATGATCCTAAAACATCTGTATTGAATAAATACAATCAGGTTTGGGATGCACCAAACGTATTTGTAACAGATGGCGCATTCATGACTTCATCAGCTTGTGTAAACCCATCATTGACCTATATGGCATTCACAGCAAGAGCTGCAGATTATGCAGTGTCTGAATTAAAGAAACAAAATTTATAA
- a CDS encoding gluconate 2-dehydrogenase subunit 3 family protein, translated as MNRREALSSVALLLGGTIIGSSAFLMGCKSSGSESGISFSPDDISFLNEVGETILPATSTPGAKEAKVGEFMSVYVADCYETKDQTIFKEGIKKLDEASQKKNGKSFIESTPEQRHELLVELDKEAKEYQKNKKEEDPNHYFRMMKELTLLGFFTSEVGATKALRYVAVPGKYEGCIPYNKGDKAWAT; from the coding sequence ATGAATAGAAGAGAAGCCCTTTCCAGCGTAGCATTGCTGCTTGGTGGAACCATCATCGGTTCCAGCGCTTTCCTGATGGGTTGTAAATCCAGCGGAAGCGAAAGTGGTATCAGCTTTTCCCCAGACGATATCAGTTTCCTCAATGAAGTTGGAGAAACGATCTTACCTGCTACCAGTACTCCCGGAGCTAAAGAAGCCAAAGTGGGAGAGTTCATGTCTGTATATGTAGCAGATTGTTATGAAACCAAGGATCAAACGATCTTTAAAGAAGGTATCAAAAAACTCGATGAAGCCAGTCAGAAAAAGAATGGTAAATCATTCATCGAAAGTACACCGGAACAACGTCATGAATTATTGGTTGAGCTTGATAAAGAAGCCAAAGAATACCAGAAGAATAAAAAAGAAGAAGACCCTAATCATTATTTCAGAATGATGAAAGAACTGACACTACTAGGCTTCTTCACTTCAGAAGTAGGCGCTACCAAGGCATTGCGTTATGTAGCGGTGCCTGGAAAGTATGAAGGCTGTATCCCTTATAATAAAGGGGATAAAGCCTGGGCGACTTAA